Within the Candidatus Eremiobacteraceae bacterium genome, the region GCGATCTGCTTTCGACGCAGTTGACAGCGCGAAGTCGCCGTCGCGCGGCGATTCGGCGAGTATCAAGTCGATTTCAGTCTCAGCCAAGTCCGTCATGCGCGGCTGTGGAAAAAAGCGCCGCGTCAGCCTTCTATAAGAAGTATCGGCGTCGTGAACGTGCCAGTACACGCTGCATGCGGGACTTGAATCGAGTGACGCGCGTCACTGCCGCGCCGCGATTTCGACGATTCCAAACAACCGCATCGATCATGAACGGCTCCCGTATGACGGACCCCGCCGCTCCGAAAAGGGGACAACGAGGTTAGACAACGCGCCAATTGTGGAAAGTATCGTGTAGGTAAACCGACGAAGATTCCCTCACACGTGATAACCGAAACGAGGGCCTCATGAAAATCGCACTTGGAATCGCCGCCTTGATGTGCGCAGCAGTTGCATTTGCGGCGCCGGCAACGGCATCGTGGTTCCACTCGAACGCGAAGGCGCAGATCAGCGGTCAAGTGGTGGACGATCGTTACGGCAAACCCCTTGAGGGCATCGACGTGATGGCGGTCTCGGCAGGCACGACAACCGTTGAGGCTTCAACGACTTCCGATAAAAATGGACGCTTTACGCTGCGCGGATTGCGCGCCGGCGATTACCGGTTGGTCTTCCAGCGCCCGGGATCCGGCCAGGCATATGTCGACGGAATAGCCGTCAGAGCAGACGACCATCTCGTCTTGATCTCGCCGTTCGCCGTTCCCAACGTCGCGGTGGCTCTGACCCAGGAAATCGGCATGCGGCCCCAGTGCGGCAAGCTTCTCCAGCCGGGCCAGACGGCCGACGTTTACGTGGTTTGCAGCGGCTATTAGGTTAGCCGCTGTCCCACTTGTCACGCTTGACTCTAGAGGGACACTAGTGGTAATATACCTTGGTGGCTCAGAGAGTCTGAGTCCGTTCTTTGAAAACTAAACAGCGCAAACGCGAATAAATTCGTGGGTCCCGAGAGCCGCAAGGAATTGGACTGGCTATATGCTGGTCTTTATTATTCTAAGGGGTTCAAAGGAAATCAATTCAAATGTCTGGGCGCCAGTGCTCAGACCCTCATCGGACTTGGCTTTAGCCCCTCCGATGTTGTAAGCGTTCGATGTCAAAATCGATCGCAAAGCTATAGAGCCTTTCAAAAAGCTCGTTGAAGATTTGGCACCGGACTGATGTGGGGCTGACCTTTATGGTCAGCCATGCAAACAGTTCGGTTGTCGTAAGATTTAATGGAGAGTTTGATCCTGGCTCAGGACTAACGCTGGCGGCGTGCCTAACACATGCAAGTCGAGCGGACACCACTTTGTAGCAATACAGATGAAGTGTTAGCGGCAGACGGGTGAGTAACACGTAGTCAACCTACCTTACCGTCCGGGATAACTA harbors:
- a CDS encoding carboxypeptidase-like regulatory domain-containing protein, giving the protein MKIALGIAALMCAAVAFAAPATASWFHSNAKAQISGQVVDDRYGKPLEGIDVMAVSAGTTTVEASTTSDKNGRFTLRGLRAGDYRLVFQRPGSGQAYVDGIAVRADDHLVLISPFAVPNVAVALTQEIGMRPQCGKLLQPGQTADVYVVCSGY